A genomic stretch from Phaeodactylum tricornutum CCAP 1055/1 chromosome 22, whole genome shotgun sequence includes:
- a CDS encoding predicted protein: protein ILKEIPLQDVRNFCFIAHVDHGKSSLSSRILELTGNQGPEAQALAWKIAQGLAAGDAPVNPDAANREKIELLDSLAVEQQRGITVKASTATMLYQHDSAVGPRGTLLLNMYDTPGHVDFGREVIRSLCFVQGAVLLLDATQGIQAQTWSVYEKAQSLPHPPEILLALTKIDLENARPVHVALTACDWLNWDDPDTIIPTSARNRVGIQQVLDAVCAKVPSPTPIDDDNDTLRAQVVDSWYDSRGVNCLVQIVSGEMKESDRISIVGDNMAQALSYSVQEIGLLLPKACRTGTLQRGQMGYCRFGLRDPRQAMPGTMLILNKDCNKQLLLPSIPKETETRSVLYASVHPQDVSGFDDLCNAVNRLALNDTGLEVQKTSSVGGGEGGGPFLGPGLRVGFQGLLHVEVFQQRLQDEFGIEAIVTPPKVPYTITYLANKRSNLEESYTEVVEDLRNWPEPGVKVKIMEPIVDVRIIARVEDAGGVMDLVQRKRGTELRTKPIDEEKWLFTARVPWAEVAIDFHDQLKNITAGYGSLDTSEADPPLAEGALSKVDIMLNGEVVEPLAFVCHRDNAQGEARKVAQKLQGVLPRQQFVTAIQAKADGKIIASERIKAFRKDVLTKSGKTVGGGDQTRKMKLLEKQKKGKKRMQDSGKVKLSQAAFNSVISRAS, encoded by the exons ATCCTTAAAGAAATTCCGCTTCAAGATGTGCGCAATTTCTGCTTTATTGCTCATGTCGATCACGGAAAGTCCAGTTTGAGTTCGCGAATTCTTGAATTAACAGGCAATCAAGGACCAGAGGCTCAAGCCCTTGCCTGGAAGATTGCCCAAGGTTTGGCCGCTGGTGACGCTCCGGTCAATCCAGATGCGGCCAATCGTGAAAAGATCGAACTCCTGGATTCTCTCGCCGTCGAACAACAGCGAGGAATCACCGTAAAGGCGTCGACGGCGACTATGTTGTATCAGCATGACTCTGCCGTCGGTCCAAGAGGAACATTGTTGCTGAACATGTACGATACACCCGGCCACGTTGACTTTGGTCGTGAAGTAATACGATCCTTGTGCTTTGTTCAAGGTGCTGTCTTACTGTTGGACGCAACACAGGGAATTCAAGCGCAGACTTGGAGTGTCTACGAAAAGGCCCAAAGTCTTCCGCATCCGCCAGAAATTCTCTTGGCATTGACTAAGATTGATCTAGAAAATGCAAGACCGGTGCACGTGGCGTTAACGGCATGTGATTGGCTAAATTGGGACGATCCCGATACCATTATTCCGACGAGTGCCCGGAACCGTGTTGGGATCCAACAAGTGTTAGATGCCGTCTGTGCTAAAGTGCCGTCGCCCACCCCTATCGATGACGACAATGATACGCTGCGAGCGCAAGTAGTGGATTCATGGTACGACTCTCGTGGAGTCAACTGTTTGGTGCAGATAGTTTCCGGTGAAATGAAAGAAAGCGATCGCATTTCTATTGTGGGTGATAACATGGCCCAAGCATTATCCTATTCAGTACAAGAAATTGGTTTGTTACTTCCCAAGGCCTGTCGGACAGGCACTCTACAACGCGGACAGATGGGATACTGTCGATTTGGCCTACGAGATCCCCGACAAGCCATGCCAGGTACAATGTTGATTCTGAACAAGGATTGCAACAAGCAGCTTTTGCTACCATCTATTCCCAAAGAGACTGAGACAAGATCCGTTTTGTACGCTTCTGTGCACCCACAAGACGTGTCGGGTTTCGATGATCTTTGCAATGCCGTTAATCGCTTGGCTTTAAACGATACCGGATTGGAAGTTCAAAAGACATCATCAGTTGGAGGAGGCGAAGGCGGTGGACCTTTTCTCGGACCTGGCCTGCGGGTTGGCTTTCAAGGCTTGCTGCATGTCGAAGTATTTCAGCAACGATTGCAGGACGAATTCGGGATAGAGGCAATAGTTACACCGCCTAAAGTGCCGTACACAATAACGTACCttgcaaacaaaagaagcaacCTAGAAGAGAGCTATACagaagttgtggaagattTGCGAAATTGGCCAGAGCCAGGAGTAAAGGTCAAAATTATGGAGCCAATAGTGGATGTACGCATCATTGCAAGAGTGGAAGATGCTGGGGGAG TAATGGATTTAGTGCAAAGGAAACGAGGCACGGAACTTCGAACCAAGCCGATTGACGAAGAAAAGTGGCTTTTTACCGCAAGAGTACCGTGGGCAGAG GTGGCGATTGACTTTCACGATCAGCTCAAGAATATAACGGCTGGATATGGTAGCTTGGATACGTCGGAAGCGGATCCACCCCTGGCCGAAGGCGCTCTAAGCAAAGTTGATATTATGTTGAACGGCGAAGTTGTCGAACCCCTGGCCTTTGTTTGTCACCGGGATAACGCGCAAGGCGAAGCTCGGAAGGTTGCGCAAAAACTCCAAGGGGTATTGCCTCGACAGCAATTTGTAACCGCTATTCAAGCCAAGGCCGATGGGAAAATAATTGCATCTGAACGGATCAAAGCAT TTCGGAAGGACGTGTTGACGAAAAGCGGTAAAACAGTGGGAGGTGGAGATCAAACACGAAAAATgaaacttttggaaaagcaaaagaagggCAAGAAACGCATGCAGGACTCGGGTAAAGTGAAGCTAAGCCAGGCTGCGTTCAACAGCGTCATTTCGAGAGCTTCTTGA
- a CDS encoding predicted protein encodes MQSDVDRLVDKMTGDSKVGSQESGHTSGTPQEQLKKLQDVVSTSESTPSDEIDGTGSSFSKHSITLLEVSSGVWLGDSIIRDVPMVPMSMEERGKGFGPKQIATIRSNNAFAKWSVGVQKVAWRWMWNFGDEIRQVNDIGKFMGAQLEPTLAQSLSGTVCINEGLSRKIKPDDRMVYIDWNGENVGFVLGSYSVQ; translated from the coding sequence ATGCAGAGTGATGTAGATCGTTTGGTGGACAAAATGACTGGAGACTCAAAGGTAGGAAGCCAAGAGTCTGGCCACACTTCTGGCACTCCGCAAGAACAATTGAAAAAGCTACAAGACGTCGTCTCTACGTCTGAATCGACGCCATCAGACGAAATTGATGGCACCGGATCGTCCTTTTCGAAACATTCAATTACCTTACTCGAGGTAAGCTCAGGTGTATGGTTAGGAGACTCGATCATTCGAGACGTTCCAATGGTGCCGATGTCAATGGAAGAACGCGGAAAAGGTTTTGGGCCGAAACAGATAGCCACCATCAGATCAAACAACGCATTCGCCAAATGGTCTGTAGGGGTACAAAAGGTAGCCTGGCGATGGATGTGGAATTTTGGTGATGAAATTCGTCAAGTGAATGATATCGGGAAGTTTATGGGAGCTCAACTCGAACCTACGCTTGCACAAAGCCTATCCGGAACGGTATGTATCAACGAAGGGCTCTCCCGAAAGATAAAACCAGACGATCGAATGGTGTACATTGATTGGAACGGCGAGAACGTGGGCTTTGTGCTGGGCTCTTATTCGGTACAA
- a CDS encoding predicted protein, with protein sequence MRARPRASRRGVEDALPLTVQQAQSNGSGSLTNSPSRKSVGGLSSRTFRSNKQHGNLLRARLLVSLSKHKGLSKWVGLILAVLGTIGWFRSSFGNHRDGSPRSITSSSSRSLHRLARRAAVRALSPSHKHFHEFDISSYALGGMFKYIGNGSYRQVFLAKLPTENVIFKEANWDNGHESGFHTDEYEFMRQDMVVGESFTSNPRFVDIYGFCALSMFSEFMPFGDAEVMAQTIFDRHNPPSIKEGGELVIFNNLTGTEKLEYALQMADAVSYLHNYPGGVIVHDDIQMPQFLLTADKRIKLNDFNRAEVMLFDEENNEYCKYRNNPGHGDWRSPEEYYDKPLDEKIDIYSLGNNFYALLTGMGPFYEEAHSDGVIKKVKAGMKPYIDQRFLERSFAEKKLAEIMVLCWEYDPVKRPDINTLVQVLREAVEENLRLQPV encoded by the exons ATGAGAGCACGTCCGAGGGCGTCCCGCCGCGGAGTGGAAGACGCCCTGCCTTTGACGGTGCAGCAAGCGCAGAGTAACGGCAGCGGTAGTCTGACGAATAGTCCCTCGCGCAAAAGTGTCGGAGGTTTATCATCCCGGACGTTTCGAAGCAACAAACAACACGGCAATTTACTGCGAGCGAGACTGCTCGTTTCTCTCTCGAAGCACAAGGGTCTTTCCAAATGGGTCGGACTGATACTTGCCGTACTGGGAACCATCGGTTGGTTCCGGAGTAGCTTCGGCAATCATCGCGACGGGTCCCCACGCTCGATTACATCATCATCTTCGCGTTCCCTGCATCGTCTCGCACGACGAGCAGCAGTCCGCGCGCTCTCTCCTTCTCACAAACA CTTTCACGAGTTTGATATTTCCAGCTATGCGCTCGGTGGAATGTTCAAATACATTGG GAACGGCTCTTACCGACAAGTATTCTTGGCCAAATTGCCGACCGAAAACGTTATTTTTAAAGAGGCCAACTGGGATAATGGTCACGAATCCGGTTTTCACACCGACGAGTACGAATTTATGCGCCAGGACATGGTGGTCGGCGAATCCTTTACCTCCAATCCGCGCTTTGTTGATATTTACGGGTTTTGCGCACTCTCCATGTTTAGTGAATTCATGCCGTTCGGGGACGCTGAAGTTATGGCCCAAACAATTTTTGATCGCCACAATCCACCCTCAATAAAGGAAGGTGGTGAattggtcattttcaataATTTGACCGGTACGGAAAAGTTGGAGTACGCGTTGCAAATGGCCGACGCTGTTTCCTACCTGCACAATTATCCCGGGGGTGTTATTGTTCACGATGATATACAAATGCCGCAATTCTTGCTCACTGCCGACAAGCGTATCAAGCTGAATGATTTCAATCGCGCCGAAGTTATGCTCTTCGACGAAGAGAACAATGAATATTGCAAGTACCGCAACAACCCGGGACACGGTGAT TGGCGCTCGCCAGAGGAGTACTACGACAAGCCGTTGGACGAGAAAATTGATATTTACAGTCTCGGAAATAACTTTTATGCCTTACTGACCGGTATGGGGCCTTTTTACGAAGAAGCCCATTCAGACGGGGTTATTAAAAAGGTTAAGGCCGGAATGAAACCGTACATTGATCAAAGATTCCTAGAACGGAGCTTTGCAGAGAAAAAGCTCGCTGAAATTATGGTCCTCTGCTGGGAGTATGATCCCGTAAAGCGGCCTGACATCAACACGCTAGTGCAGGTTTTGCGGGAAGCGGTAGAGGAGAATTTAAGGCTTCAACCCGTGTAA
- a CDS encoding predicted protein, with protein MSAPVTVKDLLSKPSAEIASFLGGIYEHSAWVAEALVKDAESLASIETISQLAAAMKAIVNKSSKDQKLELLCAHPDLCEKVGKLEMLTVESQEEQSRSGLQSLTDAELERFNSLNGAYRDQCGFPFILAVRNATKHTVLAALGGRVQHTPEQEFMVALEQVHKIAWMRLLSKIDTSDAQGFLTCHVLDTGNGCPAEKMRIHLHRLSPPEMAGLVGEFVTNDDGRLEGGPALKGGKEFTVGQYEWTFFCGEYFASKGTFTSGQPFLDTIPLRFGIDNPDDHYHVPLLVSPWSFSTYRGS; from the exons ATGTCCGCTCCTGTAACCGTGAAAGATCTCTTGTCTAAGCCATCGGCTGAAATTGCCTCGTTTTTGGGAGGAATTTACGAGCACTCGGCATGGGTTGCGGAAGCCTTGGTAAAAGATGCGGAATCGCTCGCATCGATCGAGACAATTTCCCAGCTGGCGGCTGCCATGAAAGCCATTGTCAACAAGTCTTCTAAAGATCAAAAACTGGAATTGCTTTGTGCACATCCGGACTTGTGCGAAAAAGTAGGCAAACTCGAAATGTTGACGGTCGAGAGCCAAGAAGAACAATCCCGATCGGGATTGCAGTCTTTGACGGACGCAGAATTAGAGCGCTTCAACTCTCTCAATGGTGCCTACCGTGATCAGTGCGGCTTTCCTTTTATTTTAGCCGTCCGTAACGCCACCAAACATACCGTATTGGCCGCTTTGGGCGGACGCGTCCAGCACACTCCCGAGCAAGAATTTATGGTGGCGCTTGAGCAGGTGCACAAGATTGCCTGGATGCGACTGTTGTCTAAAATCGATACTAGCGACGCGCAGGGCTTTTTGACTTGCCACGTGTTGGACACGGGGAACGGTTGTCCTG CCGAAAAGATGCGTATTCATCTGCATCGTTTGTCGCCTCCGGAAATGGCAGGTCTCGTGGGTGAATTTGTGACGAATGATGACGGACGTTTAGAAGGAGGCCCGGCCCTCAAGGGTGGTAAGGAATTTACGGTTGGCCAGTACGAATGGACCTTTTTTTGTGGGGAATACTTTGCTTCGAAAGGAACCTTCACATCCGGACAACCCTTTCTGGACACAATTCCGCTGCGCTTCGGAATCGACAATCCGGACGATCATTATCACGTTCCTTTGCTGGTAAGCCCGTGGAGCTTTTCCACCTACCGCGGGTCGTAG
- a CDS encoding predicted protein translates to MKNTSGCFLANPSRRSRLVRSYSSALRCGVLVWLAVVRDAVLAQECATDGTTCDKHSRCPVWKEEGECMRNAKYMKEHCPVSCRDIHQEAVTIDCIDLHERCPVWAGLGECKKNPIDMNRYCSKSCKQCEDDNDGKNNEKEKRGDPDNNSKTADDDDDPQCQDGDKNCPYWAKNGECQTNKIWMTTNCPKSCQTCEEIKPKTPRRASQMKPAEVQEILRASASFGEPQTAEGSQTSDTVDIVRASIDYMNSEDVQQLPSAIVASCRNQHHLCSFWALIGECDANKSYMRTNCAPACQTCQLIDIENRCPRLEHAEPALVPGDLNKLFDRIVRTAPGNRTLTEAERQELIDQKMHLYTAHVHSRPSANPVVEVSTVLDKSLPPWVITLDNFLTLEECTELINIGHKHGYNRSKDVGKVKVDGTHEAVQSTRRTSENAWCSNQSGCRDEALPQLLHERMATVMRIPAQNSEDFQLLKYEKGQFYRTHHDFIQHQTKRQCGPRILTFFLYLSDVTAGGGTNFPDLDITVEPKAGRALLWPSVYDSDPMAKDGRMMHQALEVEDGVKFAANGWIHLYDYVTPQSIGCT, encoded by the exons ATGAAGAATACGTCGGGTTGCTTCCTTGCCAACCCGTCCAGGCGTAGTCGCCTCGTTCGTAGCTACTCGTCGGCGTTACGATGCGGCGTGCTGGTCTGGCTCGCCGTCGTTCGCGACGCGGTGCTCGCGCAGGAATGTGCCACCGACGGCACCACGTGCGATAAGCACTCGCGTTGTCCCGTGTGGAAAGAAGAAGGCGAGTGCATGCGGAACGCCAAGTACATGAAAGAACACTGCCCGGTATCCTGTCGGGACATTCATCAGGAAGCCGTAACTATAGACTGCATTGATCTCCACGAACGCTGTCCCGTCTGGGCTGGCTTGGGAGAATGCAAGAAGAACCCCATCGATATGAACCGGTACTGTTCCAAATCCTGTAAGCAGTgcgaagacgacaacgacggaaaaaacaacgaaaaggagaaaCGTGGGGACCCagacaacaacagcaagacggccgacgacgacgacgatcccCAATGTCAAGATGGGGACAAAAATTGTCCCTATTGGGCGAAAAATGGCGAATGCCAAACCAACAAGATTTGGATGACCA CCAACTGTCCCAAATCGTGTCAAACGTGTGAAGAAATCAAGCCCAAAACACCTCGGCGCGCCTCACAGATGAAACCGGCCGAAGTCCAAGAGATTTTGCGAGCGTCGGCCTCCTTTGGCGAGCCACAAACCGCAGAAGGATCCCAAACCTCCGATACAGTTGACATTGTTCGAGCTTCGATAGACTACATGAATAGTGAGGACGTCCAGCAACTACCATCGGCGATTGTGGCGTCCTGTCGCAATCAGCACCATCTGTGTTCCTTCTGGGCCTTGATCGGAGAG TGCGACGCCAACAAATCGTACATGCGTACCAACTGTGCCCCCGCCTGTCAAACCTGCCAACTTATCGACATCGAAAACCGCTGTCCCCGTCTCGAACACGCCGAACCCGCTCTCGTACCGGGTGATCTTAACAAGCTCTTTGATCGCATTGTGCGGACGGCTCCCGGCAACCGCACCTTGACCGAGGCCGAACGACAGGAACTAATTGATCAAAAAATGCATTTGTACACCGCGCACGTGCATTCTCGTCCCAGTGCGAACCCCGTGGTTGAAGTTAGTACCGTCCTCGACAAATCGTTGCCACCATGGGTCATCACTCTCGACAACTTCTTGACGCTCGAGGAATGCACCGAACTCATCAACATTGGACACAAGCACGGCTACAATCGCTCCAAGGATGTTGGGAAAGTCAAGGTGGATGGCACCCACGAAGCGGTGCAAAGCACGCGACGTACTTCCGAAAACGCCTGGTGTTCCAATCAAAGTGGCTGTCGCGACGAAGCTCTCCCGCAGCTCTTGCACGAGCGCATGGCGACGGTCATGCGCATCCCTGCTCAGAATAGTGAAGATTTTCAGCTTTTAAAGTACGAAAAAGGGCAGTTTTACCGAACGCACCATGACTTCATTCAGCACCAGACGAAACGGCAGTGTGGACCGCGGATTCTTACTTTCTTTCTGTATTTAAGTGACGTGACGGCGGGCGGTGGGACCAACTTTCCTGATCTCGACATTACCGTTGAACCCAAAGCCGGTCGCGCATTGCTGTGGCCCAGTGTGTACGATTCCGATCCCATGGCCAAGGACGGACGCATGATGCATCAGGCGTTGGAGGTGGAAGACGGTGTCAAGTTTGCTGCCAATGGATGGATTCACTTGTACGACTACGTGACGCCCCAAAGCATTGGTTGCACTTGA
- a CDS encoding predicted protein, translated as MTDPHGFAVATDTAAITAVLAVPAATTTEKTDTLQLNVDSATNTTTCRKPHRDGKDDENDDKHVDFIVASVDSPTMDLSHIPNHAARVAHGRTATAGARIHHGGHSDQFSHTNSEGGQSYQIMEYDLADNEHGFGRHVYDYSDKADEHSGTDEDDDFVNNPMLLAATEPQIEDNTPAAAALRANANVKVSTVGKAARAVHMQSVRKLIKRATGTTHSGFVRGKPPRLPPDVQEEEQSQGEEVSLEAHEQHNRRAIHGSSALHPPFHHPQPLQPHPHAHSLAHPPLPTQAPQAIPPTSLESTVVLGVRVQPHDVDSADVMPDAVVKGTVEAGKKVLVSVDPHDMLKFLRWRRKKKAHGQQPPVAKSYVKGKVIDGEHELYTLSIAVMIGVRTSISSTNAVINGTTAPQNQLFPDATASQPSKRWVQSTDFSASEKYEFRPKGGATPPHRLAHTFKFKDYSPIVFAYLRRMYGVNEFDFLLSVCGNANFIEFISNAKSGQFFFYSSDGKYMIKTMTNAESKFLRRILPSYFRHCCENPNTLITRFFGMYRVKLYHLRRNVKFVIMNSVYYTDKYLQNFYDLKGSVVGRNAKPGQAVKKDNDLRQGLPESALSLRPPVRTHMRDQISADCEFLRQMEIMDYSMLVGVHHVPPVEDHSLATIGFRASARTSAQRMRKGSLEMDSGWKPLPQDPVTNGALVDGSGSEEKITDFSVVSDRRYNRNESLGGFFLDDGLEDDESSYLMGSSRRFEPRSPSFHEETERKRQATIEKLYWPFHRLFDIHGYRLLEPVQCTKCFAAPCNCDSDASLLEGYKIPIFVKPLSERKDGGLEMDTTGRQLPMKLKGPHGDQLYEGKIFYMGIIDVLQEYTSRKRVESSYRALTSSGKFEASCVPPDVYGERFVRFFDEYTVGMTQSKEGTKGSIEKTKNTP; from the exons ATGACCGATCCCCACGGCTTTGCTGTAGCTACCGACACCGCAGCAATAACAGCAGTATTAGCAGTACCGGCAGCAACAACTACCGAAAAAACCGACACTTTACAATTAAACGTAGACTCAGCCACCAACACCACAACGTGTCGAAAGCCGCATCGTGACGGTaaagacgacgagaacgatgaCAAGCACGTCGATTTTATCGTTGCTTCCGTCGACTCGCCGACGATGGACTTGTCACATATTCCGAATCACGCGGCGCGGGTCGCGCACGGTAGGACTGCCACTGCTGGAGCACGTATACACCACGGAGGCCATTCCGATCAGTTCTCGCACACCAACAGCGAAGGAGGACAGTCGTACCAAATTATGGAGTACGATTTGGCCGACAACGAACACGGTTTCGGTCGACACGTTTACGACTACAGCGACAAAGCCGACGAACACAGTGGcaccgacgaagacgacgatttcGTCAATAATCCCATGCTATTGGCGGCGACGGAACCGCAAATTGAGGACAACACACCCGCAGCCGCTGCACTACGggccaacgccaacgttAAGGTATCCACCGTTGGCAAGGCCGCTCGTGCCGTACACATGCAGTCGGTGCGCAAACTCATCAAACGAGCTACCGGTACAACCCACAGTGGATTCGTACGTGGAAAACCGCCCCGCTTGCCACCGGATGTTCAGGAGGAAGAGCAGTCACAAGGTGAGGAAGTATCGCTGGAAGCCCACGAGCAACATAATCGTCGAGCAATACACGGATCCTCCGCACTACATCCACCGTTTCACCATCCGCAACCACTACAACCACATCCACACGCACATAGTCTCGCACACCCTCCACTTCCAACACAAGCACCACAAGCCATTCCACCGACATCACTGGAATCGACAGTCGTCCTGGGCGTCAGGGTACAACCACATGATGTGGACAGTGCCGATGTCATGCCGGATGCCGTGGTAAAAGGGACCGTCGAAGCAGGGAAAAAAG TGCTGGTCTCCGTGGATCCCCACGACATGCTCAAATTCTTGCGATGGCGGCGCAAGAAAAAAGCCCACGGACAGCAACCTCCAGTTGCCAAGTCCTACGTAAAGGGCAAGGTCATCGACGGAGAACACGAACTTTATACACTGTCGATTGCCGTAATGATTGGAGTTAGGACGTCTATTTCCTCCACGAACGCTGTGATTAACGGTACCACGGCACCACAAAATCAGCTATTTCCGGATGCCACCGCATCGCAGCCCAGTAAACGATGGGTCCAATCAACCGATTTCAGCGCATCCGAGAAGTACGAATTTCGTCCCAAAGGTGGCGCCACCCCACCGCATAGACTGGCGCATACCTTCAAATTCAAAGACTACTCGCCCATCGTATTTGCCTACTTGCGACGCATGTACGGTGTCAACGAATTCGATTTCTTACTATCCGTATGCGGCAACGCCAATTTTATCGAATTCATTTCCAACGCCAAATCTGGACAATTCTTTTTCTATTCTAGTGACGGAAAATACATGATCAAGACTATGACCAATGCCGAAAGCAAATTTTTGCGGAGAA TCCTCCCAAGTTATTTTCGACACTGCTGCGAGAATCCCAATACTCTCATTACGCGTTTTTTTGGAATGTACCGCGTCAAATTGTATCATTTGCGACGAAACGTCAAGTTTGTCATTATGAACTCGGTATATTACACGGACAAGTATTTGCAAAATTTTTACGACTTGAAAGGTTCCGTAGTCGGTCGAAACGCCAAACCTGGGCAAGCGGTCAAAAAGGACAACGATTTGCGCCAGGGACTACCGGAGTCTGCCTTGTCGTTGCGACCGCCGGTGCGAACCCACATGCGCGACCAAATTTCCGCTGATTGTGAGTTTTTGCGGCAGATGGAAATTATGGATTACTCTATGTTGGTAGGAGTTCATCACGTGCCACCGGTGGAAGATCACAGTCTCGCCACGATTGGGTTTCGTGCGAGCGCACGGACGTCGGCCCAGCGCATGCGCAAGGGATCCTTGGAAATGGATTCCGGTTGGAAACCGCTGCCGCAGGACCCGGTCACGAATGGCGCCTTGGTAGACGGGAGCGGCTCGGAAGAAAAAATCACCGATTTTTCGGTTGTTTCTGATCGTCGGTATAATCGCAATGAGTCATTGGGAggtttctttttggacgatggGCTTGAGGACGATGAAAGCAGCTACTTGATGGGCAGCAGTAGACGTTTCGAACCGCGTTCGCCTTCATTCCACGAAGAAACGGAACGAAAACGTCAAGCCACCATTGAGAAACTATACTGGCCTTTTCATCGACTGTTCGATATTCATGGGTATCGCCTTTTGGAACCCGTACAATGCACCAAGTGCTTCGCTGCTCCTTGCAACTGCGATTCCGACGCCTCTCTACTCGAAGGCTACAAGATCCCCATATTCGTCAAGCCTCTGTCCGAACGTAAGGACGGTGGTCTTGAAATGGATACGACCGGGCGCCAATTACCTATGAAGCTGAAAGGTCCACACGGCGATCAGCTATACGAGGGTAAGATCTTTTACATGGGAATCATCGACGTGTTACAAGAATATACTTCTCGGAAACGGGTTGAGTCCAGCTATCGGGCCTTGACCAGTAGTGGAAAATTTGAAGCCAGCTGCGTCCCGCCCGACGTTTACGGCGAACGCTTTGTACGATTCTTTGACGAATATACTGTTGGCATGACACAGTCGAAGGAGGGTACGAAAGGATCTATAGAGAAGACTAAGAACACCCCCTGA
- a CDS encoding predicted protein, whose translation MTTAPLTAAQSSPLTIANTTTTTINSKPLVDSLTNTVPETVQFSGRDGNSSNSETNKSNSNRTPTKFPALSEVSHRRSASVSTAHSVTSKSKQNSTPPVDMATASGSASQGSHGENTGRWTAEEHRLFLQGLEQHGKGWKKIASLIKSRTVVQIRTHAQKYFQKLAKARQNGEEGDVAMEGRGGVASITSVSTTAVLPKRRRQTTGTKRKAIQSVVASAQRQGKKLAAAKTNPTRHHPLPPPLPTVAPALAHYTLPSTAMMAKNGTAVKEEYVSPTNLSGPALEDSLFRFLTPLPVSEPPLNEVARQAGANPISLPTDNPSSIPTVGAGEISPTGVSDLMLYPSWTDSKEPPSWYSKGADIDALLDMGDSLDWLDDTGDLNESYVPPVVDTAMAAPEPHTTFHRYSDLGHSKGLHSTSVTSLPHVDSNANVESVVPPLPSIFDGAPDSGEHLETTEGMVPSNSTSHLADEIDDSEGIHEHLQVFDSPLEENDFVSAILEEDTIDVTAALAAS comes from the exons ATGACCACGGCGCCACTCACTGCAGCTCAATCTTCTCCCTTGACTATTGCcaatacgacgacaacgacaatcaATAGCAAGCCTCTCGTGGATTCTCTTACCAATACAGTTCCAGAGACAGTCCAATTCTCTGGACGAGACGGTAATTCCTCAAACAGTGAGaccaacaaaagcaacagcaacaggaCTCCCACTAAATTTCCTGCGTTGTCCGAAGTGTCGCATCGACGCTCGGCATCGGTGTCTACGGCTCACTCCGTCACGTCGAAATCCAAACAGAATTCTACTCCACCGGTAGACATGGCAACGGCGTCCGGATCAGCCAGTCAAGGCTCGCACGGCGAAAACACGGGACGCTGGACCGCGGAAGAACACCGCTTGTTCTTACAGGGGTTGGAACAGCATGGCAAGGGATGGAAGAAAATCGCGTCGCTCATCAAGTCGCGAACCGTCGTACAGATTCGGACGCACGCCCAGAAGTACTTTCAGAAATTGGCCAAGGCTCGCCAAAATGGGGAAGAAGGCGATGTCGCCATGGAAGGTCGCGGTGGCGTGGCTTCCATTACCTCCGTCTCGACAACTGCTGTTTTACCCAAGCGACGTCGCCAGACAACCGGAACAAAACGCAAGGCCATTCAATCCGTCGTGGCTTCCGCCCAGCGGCAAGGCAAGAAACTTGCCGCCGCAAAGACGAATCCTACTCGACACCATCCCTTGCCGCCGCCCCTACCAACGGTCGCCCCCGCACTCGCGCATTACACTCTCCCCAGTACTGCGATGATGGCCAAAAACGGCACCGCAGTGAAGGAAGAATACGTCTCGCCCACCAATCTTTCAGGACCGGCCCTAGAAGATTCATT ATTCCGCTTCTTAACCCCGCTTCCGGTATCGGAACCACCGCTCAACGAAGTAGCTCGTCAAGCCGGTGCCAACCCCATTTCTCTCCCCACCGACAACCCAAGCTCTATTCCAACGGTGGGTGCAGGAGAAATCTCGCCCACGGGAGTTTCGGATTTGATGCTTTACCCCTCGTGGACAGACTCAAAAGAGCCACCTTCTTGGTACAGCAAGGGCGCCGACATTGACGCATTGCTCGATATGGGGGATTCGTTGGACTGGTTGGACGACACGGGGGATTTGAACGAGTCATATGTACCACCCGTCGTGGACACAGCAATGGCCGCTCCAGAACCGCACACGACCTTTCACAGGTACTCCGATCTGGGACATTCAAAGGGACTTCACAGTACCAGTGTGACGTCTCTGCCACATGTCGATTCCAACGCAAATGTGGAATCCGTTGTGCCGCCACTTCCCTCCATATTCGATGGAGCCCCCGACTCGGGAGAGCATCTTGAGACCACGGAAGGGATGGTACCTTCCAACAGTACTTCTCACTTGGCGGATGAAATCGACGACAGTGAAGGCATACACGAACACCTACAAGTATTTGACAGTCCTTTGGAGGAGAACGACTTCGTATCGGCCATCCTCGAAGAAGACACGATTGATGTTACAGCAGCTCTAGCAGCGAGCTAA